A single region of the Chryseobacterium sp. 6424 genome encodes:
- a CDS encoding endonuclease/exonuclease/phosphatase family protein, translating into MEVLIIILSTLLILLSILPLSKNQHWVFRVPEFMKLQIFILQVPALILCSIFMERTVWFWVLNVSQLFLAAYHLYILIRYTTFYRKKYISDAATRSETIKIISANVYQFNTDYQKFHQLIHRHRPDIFITMESNAAWEHANRPLEKEYPYTKKMTLENTYGMHFYSKIPFTKAKFHFFVADDVPSIEVHFETKTGEHYIVYGVHPPPPSPTEETTSKERDGDLLSLAKKIKKQQLPCLVIGDFNTVAWSDTSILFRKTSELIDARLGRGILATFHARYWFFRVPLDLLFHSPEIFISELKTLENFGSDHFPILCEFSINSEDPQQAKDIKTTDNEDMEEVNKLIEEGKAEESDNRTSK; encoded by the coding sequence ATGGAGGTCTTAATTATCATTCTTTCTACGTTGCTGATCTTGCTCAGCATTCTGCCGCTATCGAAGAACCAGCACTGGGTATTCCGCGTACCGGAATTCATGAAACTGCAGATTTTCATTTTGCAGGTTCCGGCACTTATTCTCTGCAGTATTTTCATGGAGCGTACCGTTTGGTTTTGGGTATTGAATGTCTCTCAGCTTTTCCTGGCGGCTTATCATCTATACATCCTCATCAGATACACTACCTTTTATCGGAAAAAATACATTTCTGACGCAGCGACACGATCAGAAACCATTAAAATCATCTCCGCGAACGTATATCAGTTCAATACCGATTACCAAAAATTCCATCAGTTGATCCACAGGCACCGCCCCGACATCTTCATCACCATGGAAAGCAACGCGGCATGGGAACACGCCAACCGGCCGCTCGAAAAAGAGTATCCTTACACAAAAAAAATGACGCTCGAGAATACGTACGGGATGCACTTCTATTCTAAAATACCATTTACCAAGGCCAAATTCCATTTCTTCGTGGCAGATGACGTCCCGAGTATCGAAGTTCATTTTGAAACAAAGACCGGGGAGCACTACATTGTTTACGGAGTACATCCGCCGCCGCCAAGTCCAACGGAAGAAACCACGTCTAAAGAACGCGACGGCGATCTGCTGTCACTGGCAAAAAAAATCAAGAAACAGCAATTGCCGTGTTTGGTTATAGGGGATTTCAATACCGTAGCGTGGTCGGATACCTCTATCCTGTTCCGTAAAACGAGTGAACTGATTGATGCCCGCCTTGGAAGAGGGATTTTGGCGACATTTCATGCCAGATATTGGTTTTTCCGTGTGCCGCTTGACCTATTGTTTCACAGTCCTGAAATCTTTATCAGCGAATTGAAGACGCTCGAAAATTTTGGTTCAGACCACTTCCCTATTTTGTGTGAATTCAGCATTAACAGTGAAGATCCACAACAGGCTAAGGATATTAAGACGACAGACAACGAAGATATGGAGGAGGTAAATAAACTGATTGAAGAAGGTAAAGCTGAAGAAAGCGACAACCGTACAAGTAAATAA